A genomic window from Caballeronia sp. SBC1 includes:
- a CDS encoding polysaccharide biosynthesis tyrosine autokinase produces MSTYEMLEHSPAPAKDEEFVLRDLVRMIVDQIWWVLGIALSILLAAVLYAKMSTPVYSADALVQVETPNPNAPNSSQASVAAALMPTGGSLQADAEIEIIKSRAVIDPVVEQFKLNFGTSSNVMPVIGRLTSLFAHNGHPLPALFGFDSYAWGGEEFKVDSVTVPTILQDQRLTLRALGEGRFELLDAENHELLKGEAGTVATGNGVTLMVSQLVARPGTEFFVTRASQLEAVQAFGAGMQVGEKGKDTGIVQISYSGAQPIFITEVANAVAASYLKQRTERAQEEANRMLTFLNNELPRVRDELRASETALAQYQTAAGSFQPTQEAQTYLSGGLDYERQIAALRMQRVQLLQRFTDGADEVRAIDAQLAALNVEKSRFENQFKTLPGSERQAVSLQREAKVNSEIYVALLNKTQELSISRAGTVGNVHIIDMALVPSQPVKPKAALIIAAGGLLGVIAGVVFAFVRRAFFAGVDDPDLVERRFNLPIFGAIPFSAEQARLDRVRLDRPVALPSAKATANGTKRLGTQSVGDGLGSTLGLSAKTPVAMALQNATVLPASRSATQPLLSTTHPFDTSIEGLRGLRATLQFALVDAPNRVIAITSPAPSDGKSFLSANLAALLAESGKRVLLIDADLRRGRLAQYLGRSSHGGLTELLTGQTDFEMAARETGVHGLHFIGSGAHPPNPSEILTSARFASLLQAFEKQFDLVIVDTPPLLAVPDAAVIASLAGSTVLVMRSGAHSEKNIADSLKKLKRAHARVVGGVLNAMPAKSGGRKGTYDYAYAYTYSSDPLAANVKH; encoded by the coding sequence ATGAGTACTTATGAAATGCTGGAACATTCACCTGCGCCGGCCAAGGACGAAGAGTTCGTCCTGCGCGATCTGGTGCGGATGATTGTGGACCAGATCTGGTGGGTGCTGGGCATTGCGCTCAGCATCCTGCTGGCCGCCGTTCTGTACGCGAAGATGTCAACGCCCGTCTACTCGGCGGATGCGCTGGTGCAGGTGGAGACACCGAACCCCAACGCACCCAACAGCTCCCAAGCCTCGGTTGCCGCAGCGCTGATGCCGACTGGCGGTTCGCTGCAAGCCGACGCCGAGATCGAGATTATCAAGAGCCGCGCGGTGATCGACCCGGTGGTCGAGCAATTCAAGCTGAACTTCGGCACGTCTTCGAATGTCATGCCTGTGATTGGCCGGTTGACGTCGTTGTTCGCGCATAACGGCCATCCCCTTCCCGCGCTCTTCGGCTTCGATTCATACGCCTGGGGTGGTGAAGAGTTCAAGGTGGATTCGGTGACCGTGCCGACCATCCTGCAGGATCAGCGTCTTACGTTGCGTGCGCTTGGCGAAGGCCGCTTCGAGTTGCTCGACGCAGAGAATCACGAACTGCTCAAAGGTGAGGCTGGAACTGTCGCAACGGGCAACGGCGTCACGCTGATGGTGAGCCAACTGGTTGCGCGTCCGGGCACCGAGTTCTTCGTCACGCGTGCTTCGCAGCTCGAAGCCGTGCAGGCCTTTGGTGCCGGCATGCAGGTCGGAGAGAAAGGTAAGGACACCGGCATTGTGCAGATTTCGTATAGTGGCGCACAACCGATCTTCATTACGGAAGTGGCGAATGCAGTGGCTGCGTCTTATCTCAAGCAGCGTACGGAGCGTGCACAAGAAGAAGCGAACCGCATGCTGACCTTCCTGAACAACGAGCTGCCGCGAGTACGCGACGAATTGCGCGCCAGCGAGACCGCGTTGGCGCAATATCAGACCGCCGCCGGATCATTCCAGCCCACGCAGGAAGCGCAGACGTATCTGTCCGGCGGACTTGACTATGAACGCCAGATCGCCGCGCTGCGGATGCAGCGTGTACAACTACTGCAGCGCTTTACCGATGGTGCCGACGAAGTCCGTGCAATTGATGCGCAGCTCGCCGCGCTCAATGTAGAGAAGTCGCGCTTCGAGAACCAGTTCAAGACGTTGCCGGGGTCCGAGCGTCAGGCTGTGTCGCTGCAACGGGAAGCGAAGGTTAACTCCGAAATCTATGTTGCCCTGCTGAACAAGACCCAGGAATTGTCGATCAGCCGTGCGGGGACGGTGGGCAATGTGCATATCATCGATATGGCGCTTGTACCGTCGCAGCCCGTCAAGCCGAAGGCCGCGTTGATCATTGCCGCGGGCGGCTTGCTTGGGGTGATCGCGGGTGTTGTGTTTGCCTTTGTACGGCGTGCATTTTTTGCGGGTGTGGACGATCCGGATCTGGTTGAACGCCGCTTTAACTTGCCGATCTTCGGCGCCATTCCGTTCAGTGCCGAGCAAGCCCGGCTTGATCGTGTGCGGCTTGATCGTCCGGTTGCACTGCCCTCCGCGAAGGCGACGGCGAATGGCACCAAGCGTTTGGGCACGCAGTCGGTAGGCGATGGATTGGGTTCAACGCTTGGTCTTTCTGCGAAAACGCCCGTGGCAATGGCGCTTCAGAACGCGACCGTTTTGCCGGCTTCACGCAGTGCCACGCAGCCTTTGCTTTCAACGACGCATCCGTTCGATACATCGATTGAAGGACTTCGCGGGCTTAGGGCTACTCTGCAATTTGCGCTTGTCGATGCGCCTAACCGGGTGATTGCCATTACGAGTCCTGCGCCGTCCGATGGCAAGAGTTTCTTGTCTGCCAATCTTGCTGCGTTGCTCGCAGAGTCTGGCAAACGGGTGCTGCTTATCGATGCAGATCTGCGTCGTGGACGGCTGGCTCAATATCTCGGACGGTCTTCGCATGGCGGCCTGACTGAGCTGCTTACCGGGCAGACCGACTTCGAGATGGCTGCTCGTGAGACAGGCGTGCATGGGCTGCACTTCATTGGTTCGGGTGCTCATCCGCCTAACCCGTCAGAGATTCTGACTTCGGCTCGATTTGCTTCGCTGTTGCAGGCTTTTGAGAAGCAGTTTGACCTGGTCATTGTTGATACGCCGCCGTTGCTGGCGGTGCCGGATGCGGCTGTGATTGCGAGTTTGGCTGGGTCTACCGTGCTGGTAATGCGTTCGGGTGCTCACTCCGAAAAGAACATCGCTGATTCGCTGAAGAAGCTTAAGCGGGCTCATGCAAGGGTCGTGGGTGGGGTGTTGAATGCCATGCCGGCCAAGAGCGGTGGACGTAAGGGGACTTATGATTACGCATATGCCTATACGTATTCCAGCGATCCGCTCGCGGCCAACGTCAAGCATTGA
- a CDS encoding glycosyltransferase family 4 protein, producing the protein MKVAIVHDWLVVSGGAEKVLEQMIACFPQADIFSLVDFLEDRSIVHNKPVKTSFIQGLPYAKKKYRGYLPLMPLAIEQFDLSGYDLVLSSSHAVAKGVLVGPDQTHVSYVHSPIRYAWDLQHQYLREARLERGPRSWAARMLLHYLRNWDARSANGVDRMIANSQFVARRIMKSYRREAAVIAPPVDVQAFEVGDKKDDFYLTASRMVPYKRIDMIVEAFASMPDRKLVVIGDGPQMDLVRSKATPNVSILGYQSFEVLKDHMQRAKAFVYAAEEDFGIAIVEAQACGTPVIAYGKGGALESVVPLGSPGATGLHFMTQTPASLCDAVERFEDCSHAFTIAACRRNAERFGAADFRRRFIVEVLSAMPKAGASRESELTSVMPTAYVKAA; encoded by the coding sequence ATGAAAGTGGCTATTGTTCACGACTGGCTGGTGGTGTCGGGCGGCGCGGAGAAGGTGCTGGAGCAGATGATTGCGTGCTTTCCGCAGGCAGATATCTTCAGTCTGGTGGACTTCCTCGAAGATCGCTCCATTGTGCATAACAAGCCAGTGAAGACCTCTTTTATTCAGGGGCTTCCCTACGCGAAGAAAAAGTATCGGGGGTATTTGCCGCTGATGCCGCTCGCTATCGAACAGTTCGACCTGTCGGGCTATGACCTCGTTCTCTCGAGTTCGCATGCGGTGGCGAAGGGTGTGCTCGTCGGGCCTGACCAGACCCATGTGAGCTATGTGCATTCACCCATTCGTTATGCGTGGGATCTGCAACATCAGTATTTGCGTGAGGCGCGTCTTGAGCGTGGACCGCGGTCATGGGCTGCACGCATGTTGCTGCATTACCTGCGTAACTGGGACGCGCGCTCGGCTAACGGCGTGGACCGTATGATTGCGAATTCGCAGTTCGTGGCGCGCCGGATCATGAAGAGCTATAGGCGTGAAGCGGCGGTCATTGCACCGCCGGTTGATGTCCAGGCATTCGAGGTGGGCGACAAGAAGGACGACTTCTATTTGACCGCTTCGCGGATGGTGCCTTACAAGCGTATCGATATGATCGTGGAGGCGTTTGCTTCTATGCCCGATCGCAAGCTGGTGGTGATTGGTGACGGCCCGCAAATGGATCTGGTGCGCTCGAAGGCGACGCCTAATGTGAGTATTTTGGGGTATCAGTCGTTTGAGGTCTTGAAGGATCATATGCAACGTGCCAAGGCGTTCGTGTATGCCGCGGAAGAGGATTTCGGCATTGCTATAGTGGAAGCACAGGCGTGTGGTACGCCTGTGATTGCTTATGGCAAGGGCGGTGCGCTGGAGTCGGTGGTTCCGCTTGGATCGCCAGGGGCGACGGGTTTGCATTTCATGACTCAGACACCGGCGTCGTTGTGTGACGCGGTGGAGCGATTCGAGGATTGCTCGCATGCCTTTACGATTGCTGCGTGCCGCAGGAATGCTGAGCGGTTTGGTGCTGCTGATTTCCGTCGCCGGTTTATTGTTGAGGTGTTGAGCGCGATGCCCAAGGCCGGTGCTAGCCGGGAAAGCGAACTGACGAGTGTTATGCCGACGGCGTATGTCAAGGCCGCATAG